The proteins below come from a single Alnus glutinosa chromosome 9, dhAlnGlut1.1, whole genome shotgun sequence genomic window:
- the LOC133878187 gene encoding probable histone H2B.1, whose translation MAPKGEKKPAEKKPAEEKKTTVAEKAPAEKKPKAGKKLPKEGGAGATDKKKKRTKKSVETYKIYIFKVLKQVHPDIGISSKAMGIMNSFINDIFEKLAQESSRLARYNKKPTITSREIQTAVRLVLPGELAKHAVSEGTKAVTKFTSS comes from the coding sequence ATGGCCCCCAAAGGTGAGAAGAAGCCTGCCGAGAAGAAGCCGGCTGAGGAGAAGAAGACCACGGTAGCAGAGAAGGCGCCGGCTGAGAAGAAGCCGAAAGCCGGGAAGAAGCTCCCGAAGGAAGGCGGAGCCGGCGCGacagacaagaagaagaagaggacgaAGAAGAGCGTGGAGACTTACAAgatctacatcttcaaagtgcTTAAGCAGGTGCACCCTGACATCGGGATCTCTAGCAAGGCCATGGGCATTATGAATAGCTTTATCAACGATATCTTTGAGAAGCTAGCCCAGGAATCGTCCAGGCTCGCTAGGTACAACAAGAAGCCCACGATTACATCCCGGGAGATCCAGACCGCTGTTCGCCTCGTGCTGCCCGGTGAGCTCGCCAAGCACGCTGTTTCCGAGGGGACCAAGGCCGTCACCAAGTTCACAAGCTCTTAA
- the LOC133877915 gene encoding uncharacterized protein LOC133877915 isoform X1 — protein sequence MNSYKPSNRDSIFLQSLNPLHLYTNLSQTPKPHAQETPNNHRAQILKEETKIEREIIKAVTAGKLDSLRPNSGQSVPIGEHYVCVSSHEEPDSDCRVWEWHGHVVFYDEENGFAQEYVYGNYFERTMRKVFGDESDEESEERSLGLGDLVAAMSLSDWPPPFSRKMGANYCRLLPPGLGHKVVTHSISCLTSCIRSHTQCGGGYDTQMRQTSARTGRNLRRNVQTRKKKIMQSR from the exons ATGAATTCGTACAAACCCAGCAACCGTGACTCCATTTTTCTTCAATCTCTGAACCCACTACACCTTTACACAAACCTCTCTCAAACCCCAAAACCCCACGCTCAGGAAACCCCCAACAATCATAGGGCACAAATActcaaagaagaaacaaagatcGAGAGGGAGATTATAAAGGCCGTCACGGCTGGGAAGCTCGACTCCCTCCGGCCCAACTCGGGGCAGTCCGTACCCATTGGCGAACACTACGTGTGCGTTTCGTCTCACGAGGAGCCTGACTCGGATTGCAGAGTTTGGGAGTGGCACGGGCACGTGGTGTTTTACGACGAAGAGAATGGGTTTGCGCAGGAGTACGTGTATGGGAATTACTTTGAGAGGACGATGAGGAAGGTGTTTGGGGACGAGAGCGATGAAGAAAGCGAGGAAAGGAGTCTAGGGTTGGGAGACTTGGTTGCCGCCATGAGTTTGTCGGACTGGCCGCCTCCATTTTCTAGGAAAATGGGTGCTAATTATTGCAG GTTACTTCCTCCTGGACTCGGCCACAAAGTCGTAACCCATTCGATCTCATGTTTGACAAGCTGCATCCGATCCCATACGCAATGTGGTGGCGGCTATGATACCCAAATGAGACAAACCTCAG CCCGAACAGGAAGAAATTTGCGGAGAAATGTTCAgacgaggaagaagaaaattatgcaGAGCAG GTAA
- the LOC133877915 gene encoding uncharacterized protein LOC133877915 isoform X2 yields MNSYKPSNRDSIFLQSLNPLHLYTNLSQTPKPHAQETPNNHRAQILKEETKIEREIIKAVTAGKLDSLRPNSGQSVPIGEHYVCVSSHEEPDSDCRVWEWHGHVVFYDEENGFAQEYVYGNYFERTMRKVFGDESDEESEERSLGLGDLVAAMSLSDWPPPFSRKMGANYCSPNRKKFAEKCSDEEEENYAEQVIGASTLP; encoded by the exons ATGAATTCGTACAAACCCAGCAACCGTGACTCCATTTTTCTTCAATCTCTGAACCCACTACACCTTTACACAAACCTCTCTCAAACCCCAAAACCCCACGCTCAGGAAACCCCCAACAATCATAGGGCACAAATActcaaagaagaaacaaagatcGAGAGGGAGATTATAAAGGCCGTCACGGCTGGGAAGCTCGACTCCCTCCGGCCCAACTCGGGGCAGTCCGTACCCATTGGCGAACACTACGTGTGCGTTTCGTCTCACGAGGAGCCTGACTCGGATTGCAGAGTTTGGGAGTGGCACGGGCACGTGGTGTTTTACGACGAAGAGAATGGGTTTGCGCAGGAGTACGTGTATGGGAATTACTTTGAGAGGACGATGAGGAAGGTGTTTGGGGACGAGAGCGATGAAGAAAGCGAGGAAAGGAGTCTAGGGTTGGGAGACTTGGTTGCCGCCATGAGTTTGTCGGACTGGCCGCCTCCATTTTCTAGGAAAATGGGTGCTAATTATTGCAG CCCGAACAGGAAGAAATTTGCGGAGAAATGTTCAgacgaggaagaagaaaattatgcaGAGCAG GTAATAGGAGCTTCTACATTACCCTGA